The stretch of DNA CTCCTTTTTCATGTTCGGATGGATATTTGCAGTGGTTTAGGAGGGTCTCCCATCCTTACATTTTATGCGGAGTTGAGGCCGAGCAACCAAGGGTTGTGGTTATGCGACTTCGTCGAAATTTGCCAGATGACATACTAGTTCAGAGGACGTTAGGGTCATCATCTTCTGGTGGTTTATTGGTATgtaacaaatttatttgttcATATTAGTAACTTAAATATTGGACATTAACTTGGTATTATCAGCGGATGATAGATTGTAGAGACATTAGTGAGGGCACAATTCTTGGGATCGCACACATGAGTTATTACAGATAGCTCGTGATGCAACAGAAGAGGAAGAGACTAGAGGAGGACGTAGACTTCGAGGTCGACGACCATCTACATCTGGATAGCCGATTTACTTTATGTTTGTATTTGGTGTtagaatttacatttttattggattttatattaaattatttcatatatttatgaTTACAAATTCATACGTCTATTTTGTTAGCAATAAGGCCAAAATATATCCGTCCATTGGCCAGAGAAGTTAGTATcttatatattagtaaaataattacaaacgtattttttaaaagtacattacaatatgaaatttcctaaaataaactacaacagtcaaaaatttaatacaattaacaAATATCAGTCTTTCATAAGATCTACATATCTACGATCCACTACGTGTAAATCTATGAATGCATGCATCCTATCTCTATAAAATGATGCCCACCCCTTTGCCTTTGGATAACAATTGCTAGATGATATGATATCCACCATCGATAATGGACAACCTTCTTGTAGACGAACCTGTAAATATGTAATTAgtcaataaagaaataaagttctttgaaaaaaaatatatatacctgCACAAAATGAGAACCGTAAACATATCCGATACAAATTAGTCGATGTTGACTTTGCAAAATAGGTGCGGATGTACGAAGTGAGAATATCGTCAAATTCTGAACTGATGACAAGCACACGAAGATTACATTATATCGATTAGCAATCGCATAACCCATGTCTGGTATAGTCATTAACTTGTCTAGATTAGCCTGTAtgtaattaattagattataatcaaacaaaatgataaaaacatttaataaataagtttcAACATTAGTGTATAGAAGTCATACCCCTGATGGTGAATGAACTAGCAAAGACTTTCTTAGTTCTTCCAGACGATCATAACCTCCAACTAATGTAGCATATTCATCTCGCCATTGACTAAGTTCTTTGTATAAATCATGTTTGATTAGAGGCCATGACTCCTCACCTATACCGAGCAATGCAGCGGTGCATCTATACCCACAATGACCATCTGCCACTACATCCACAAAATCCATTATATAAGGCTGAAAAACAAGATTGAACTGTTCTAGCATGTGTATTATCTTTTCTTGGATTACACCTTTGGTCTTCAacttgttttctgtttttgcaACACACGTGTCTTGTCTTGATGACTCAATGAAGGCGTCAACATGCTCAAAATATGAGGGATCACGTTTGGTTGACTTCTTTGATCGATGACTTTTAGGTCCACCCTTCGTCTTAATTTTACTCGCTGGCGGCAACATTGATGTCATCGAAGGGTAAACTATGTCAAGTAATTTATGTTTGATGGTGACTTTTCCTACAATGTCAACTTCTTTGAAAATATTAAGTAGTAGATCAACCTCGCTCTGAATAGATAATTGCCATTCGGATTGTGAAAAAGGACACATTTGAGAAGCTCAACCTAGTCCACATGACATGAATTTCTTGGAAAGGAATCATCCCAGGGTCATATCGTGCTAATTCACATGCACATGAAGACCATAAGTTTGTTTGAGAATGCAGCCACAACGACTAGTATCGAATCCAATTTTCTTAACTCTTTCTA from Vigna unguiculata cultivar IT97K-499-35 chromosome 8, ASM411807v1, whole genome shotgun sequence encodes:
- the LOC114194832 gene encoding uncharacterized protein LOC114194832 yields the protein MTSEGGPQVIITGRDLALMNVVGVVFPKCYHLLCRFHIQKNVQAECKMLVNSVDAWDVVLQAWENVMDCEDELKFNDCVNHLELVFQSWPVFFEYVNDSWIIPYKKYFVKAWTNKVIHLGNTTSNRRLVGYVSRSALELLAPKLERVKKIGFDTSRCGCILKQTYGLHVHSEVDLLLNIFKEVDIVGKVTIKHKLLDIVYPSMTSMLPPASKIKTKGGPKSHRSKKSTKRDPSYFEHVDAFIESSRQDTCVAKTENKLKTKGVIQEKIIHMLEQFNLVFQPYIMDFVDVVADGHCGYRCTAALLGIGEESWPLIKHDLYKELSQWRDEYATLVGGYDRLEELRKSLLVHSPSGANLDKLMTIPDMGYAIANRYNVIFVCLSSVQNLTIFSLRTSAPILQSQHRLICIGYVYGSHFVQVRLQEGCPLSMVDIISSSNCYPKAKGWASFYRDRMHAFIDLHVVDRRYVDLMKD